From a region of the Vallitalea longa genome:
- a CDS encoding SAM-dependent methyltransferase has product MYKSLGKKEIQTMYSYLESKFGREKTSQFLLEEGIKPLTNRVGKQLTSFMAFPQRGTEGSCGWKGNLSPKVSKALIDYIIDYKNYYNQKTNLKVIDAMGGSGTLKLLCDNLNISCSSYDLNPNYQHGVGGWNAITDDLPESADIINIHPPYYNAVTYSGNVWGNQPYPGDLSRCSCYKEFIEKLNIVNQKLFLSLRKGGRLLITVGDVRKNGKFFSIQQDMAKFGKLESFIVKAQYNCSSDNRTYKKPFIPIVTEYVMVFMKDKSFIVNISYIKHTTVDIQKAANVTWYQLIKDTFEYLGGYTSLSKLNKVLANTKKAKCNPHFKERIRATIYENGDFVRVNRGFYKLVYAS; this is encoded by the coding sequence ATGTACAAAAGTTTAGGCAAAAAAGAAATACAAACAATGTATTCTTATCTTGAAAGTAAATTCGGAAGAGAAAAAACTTCTCAATTCTTACTTGAAGAAGGTATAAAGCCTTTGACTAATAGGGTAGGGAAGCAATTAACTTCTTTTATGGCATTTCCCCAAAGAGGTACTGAGGGTAGTTGCGGATGGAAAGGTAATCTTTCTCCTAAAGTATCAAAAGCATTGATTGACTATATAATTGATTATAAAAATTATTATAATCAGAAGACTAACTTAAAAGTAATTGATGCCATGGGAGGTTCAGGAACACTAAAACTGCTCTGTGACAATCTTAATATTTCATGTAGTAGCTATGATCTTAATCCAAATTATCAACATGGAGTAGGGGGGTGGAATGCAATTACGGATGATCTTCCAGAATCAGCTGATATTATAAATATACATCCACCGTATTATAATGCTGTTACTTATAGTGGTAATGTATGGGGAAACCAACCTTATCCTGGTGACTTAAGTCGTTGCAGCTGCTATAAAGAATTTATTGAAAAATTAAATATCGTCAATCAAAAGTTGTTTTTATCTTTAAGGAAAGGTGGAAGACTTTTAATCACTGTTGGTGATGTAAGAAAAAATGGTAAATTTTTTAGCATTCAACAAGATATGGCTAAGTTTGGTAAATTAGAAAGTTTTATTGTCAAAGCACAATATAATTGTTCTTCAGATAATAGAACTTATAAGAAACCATTTATACCAATTGTCACTGAATATGTAATGGTATTTATGAAAGATAAATCTTTCATTGTTAACATTTCTTATATTAAACATACTACTGTAGATATTCAAAAGGCAGCCAATGTTACCTGGTATCAATTAATAAAAGATACATTTGAATACTTAGGTGGATACACAAGTTTATCTAAACTAAATAAAGTATTAGCTAATACCAAAAAAGCTAAATGTAATCCTCATTTCAAAGAACGTATACGAGCAACCATTTATGAGAATGGTGATTTCGTTCGTGTTAATAGAGGATTTTATAAATTAGTTTATGCAAGTTAA
- a CDS encoding type II toxin-antitoxin system RelE/ParE family toxin, which yields MKVYAYKSLSGKDLINEYIEKLPKKEYFEAVAIIQYLEEDKLNLLNTRQLKGKLWEIKFYRHNRIMYVIKDSNSVYLLHACKKQKGKAEKFELEKALRRAKEILQ from the coding sequence ATGAAAGTATATGCATATAAATCCTTAAGTGGAAAGGATTTAATCAATGAATACATAGAAAAATTACCAAAAAAGGAGTATTTTGAAGCTGTAGCTATAATACAGTATTTAGAAGAAGATAAATTGAATCTTCTCAATACAAGGCAGCTTAAAGGAAAACTATGGGAGATAAAGTTTTACAGACATAATAGGATTATGTATGTAATCAAAGATTCAAATAGTGTTTACCTTTTACACGCTTGTAAAAAGCAAAAAGGTAAAGCTGAAAAATTTGAATTAGAAAAAGCTCTCAGACGAGCCAAAGAAATACTACAATAA
- a CDS encoding helix-turn-helix domain-containing protein, with the protein MLTEIHSKEIIEKMDNKTKEEYLKYKDNYDIINMLITTRKNMGLTQKELAQRLGLKQQEISKIETKVQMPSYKKLQKIANELGLKLVLIKR; encoded by the coding sequence ATGTTAACAGAGATACATTCCAAAGAAATAATAGAAAAAATGGATAATAAAACAAAAGAAGAATACTTAAAATATAAAGACAACTATGATATAATAAATATGTTAATAACAACTAGAAAAAATATGGGACTCACCCAAAAAGAATTAGCTCAAAGACTAGGATTAAAACAACAAGAAATATCAAAAATAGAGACAAAAGTACAGATGCCTAGTTATAAGAAGTTACAAAAAATAGCAAATGAGCTTGGGTTAAAACTTGTATTAATAAAACGTTAA